CCTCTTCAACACGATTTGCGGCCGCGAGGTGCGGCCATGAATCAACCCGTGACCCATAAATCCTCGCTCAGCTATTTCCGCTGGGCTTTCATCGTCACTGCCCTCGGCCTCGTTCTCGGCGCCGTGCTCGGCTGGCAGACGACCGGCACGATCGGCGGCATGGCGACCGTCTTCTTCATCTGCACGGTGCTTGCGGTGCTGGAGATCTCGCTCTCCTTCGATAATGCCATCGTCAACGCCAACAAGCTGAAGGAGATGACGCCGGTCTGGCAGCAGCGCTTCCTCACCTGGGGCATCATCATCGCCGTCTTCGGCATGCGCATCGTCTTCCCGCTGGCAATCGTCGCGATCGCGGCACAGATCGGCCCCTGGGATGCTCTGGTGCTTGCCGCACGCGAGCCGGCCGAATATGCCCGCATCATGAACGATGCGCATCTGCCGATCGCGGCCTTCGGCGGCACCTTCCTGATGATGGTCGGCCTCAGCTATTTCTTCGACCATGAGAAGAAAATCCATTGGCTTCGCGGTCTGGAAAAGGTGATGGCGCGTTCGGCCACCATAAGGGGCATCGAGATCGCCTTCGTGCTGGCTCTGATGCTTGTGTTTTCCTGGTTGATCGGTGGCGAGGAAGCCAGTGTCTTTGTCCATTGCGCCATCTACGGCCTGCTCACCTTCCTCGCGGTCGAGGTTGTCGGCGAGCTGCTCGATGCGTCGCAGCAGACGATGAGTGCTGCCGCCAAGGGCGGCCTCGGCGCCTTCATCTATCTGGAGGTGCTGGATGCGAGCTTTTCCTTCGACGGCGTCATCGGCGCCTTTGCCCTGACGCAGAACCTCTTCGTCATCGCGATCGGCCTCGGCATCGGCGCCATGTATGTGCGATCGATGACGATCATGCTGGTAGAGAAGGGAACGCTTGCCGAATACCGCTATCTCGAACATGGCGCCTTCTATGCCATCCTGATCCTCTCGGTGATCATGTATGCGCAGACCTTGGTGCACATTCCCGAGGTCATCACCGGCCTCGGCGGCGCGGTCTTGATCGGTCTGTCGCTCTGGTCGTCCATTCGCCATAACAGGCGCGAAAAGGTGGAGGATCACGGCGCTCGGCAGGAGGAACTTCACGCCTGACGAAGCAAGAAGCCGCAGTGTGCGACACTCTTGCAGCTAAAAATAAAGCCCGCGACCATCCGGTTGCGGGCTAATTCATTCATGCATTGCTTGAAGGTGTTAGCGGGAGACCTAACCGAAGGAGGCCGGGTCGATACCGAGTGTGGTGAGGTCGTTGGCGCGCGGGCGGCGACCGGCTTCGACAGCAGCGCTGACGGCGTTTGCGGCACCAAGAACGGCGAATGCGCGGCCAAAGAAGCCAGTACGGACTGAATTGCGAAGTGCGGACATTGTCCTTTTCCTCTTGCTCTATGATTGACTACTCATAGATGGCATCGCGAATAGACCTCCACAATGCTCAGAAAATCACCTCAGCCATGCAAAAAACAGCAGGCCGGCACATGTCTCCATGGCCAGCCTCGAGGAAGGGGTGGGTGGTCTTTTTATTCTTAGAGCGCCGTGCGTCCTTTCGGACGCACAAAGGACGCTCTAACACTTTGAAATCTGCGCATCATGCTTTCCGAAAATCGGAACCGATTTTCGGGCCGATGCGCTAGTCTTCGTTTGCCGCCAGCTGCGAGAGCACCTGTCCCCTGCCGCGCAGCCGCAGGATCAGCGGGATGAGGAAGGCGGCCGCTGCAACGATGAGCAGGCCTGCCGCGATCGGCGACATCACCAGCGTCGTGACGTCGCCCTGGCTGATTGCCAGCGCCCGGCGCAGCTGCTGCTCGGCAAGCGGCCCGAGGATCAGCCCGACGACGGCAGGCGCGATCGGATAGCCGAAGAGCCGCATTACATAGCCGAGCAGGCCGAAGGCGAGCAGCATGCCGAGTTCGAACACCGACGGATTGGCGCCGATCGTCCCGAGCGTCGCAAACAGCAGGATGCCGGCATAGAGCCACGGCTTCGGAATGGTCAGCAGCCGCACCCAGAGCCCGATCATCGGCAGGTTCAGCACCAAAAGCATCGCATTGGCGATGAGCAGGCTGGCGATCAGCCCCCAGACGAGCTGCGGATTGGTGGCAAACAGCAGCGGCCCCGGCTGCAGCCCGTATTGCTGGAAGCCGGCAAGCATGATCGCCGCCGTCGCCGTCGTCGGCAGGCCGAGCGTCAGAAGCGGCACCAGCGTGCCGGCGGCCGATGCGTTGTTCGCCGCCTCGGGACCGGCCACGCCTTCAATCGCACCATGGCCGAACTCTTCCGGGTTTTTCGCCAGCCGCTTTTCGGTGGCATAGGAGAGGAAGGTGCCGATTTCGGCGCCGCCCGCCGGCATTGCGCCGATCGGAAAACCGATCAGCGTGCCGCGCAGCCACGGCTTCCACGAGCGCGCCCAGTCCTCAGCGGTCATCCAGAGCGAACCCTTCACCGCCTCGACCTTCTCGGCGATCCGGTTGCCCTGCGCGGCTATATAGAGCGTCTCGCCGATCGCAAACATCGCCACGGCAAGCGTCGTTACCTCGACGCCGTCGAGCAGGTCGGGAATGCCGAAGGTAAGCCTGGCCTGCCCCGTCTGCTGGTCGATGCCGACCATGGCGAGCGCAAAGCCGATGAACAGCGAGGTCAGACCCCTCAATGCCGAATCGCCGAAGGCCGAGGAGACGGTGACGAAGGCGAGCACCATCAGCGCGAAATATTCGCGCGGCCCGAAGACCAGCGCCAGCTTGACGATATAGGGAGCGATGAAGGCGAGCCCGAGCGTGGCGATCAGGCCGGCGACGAAGGAGCCGATCGCAGCTGTCGCCAGCGCCGGCCCGCCGCGCCCGGCGCGCGCCATCTTGTTGCCCTCAAGCGCGGTAACGATCGAAGCGCTTTCCCCCGGCGTGTTGAGCAGGATCGAGGTCGTTGAGCCGCCATACATGCCGCCATAATAGATGCCGGCGAACATGATCAGCGAGCCGCCGGGATCGAGCTTGTAGGTGACGGGCAACAGCAGCGCCACGGTGAGTGCCGGGCCGATGCCGGGAAGCACGCCGACGGCGGTGCCGAGCGTCACGCCGACCAGCGCATAAACCAGGTTCATCGGCTGCATCGCAACCAGGATACCCTGCCATAGAAATTCGAATGTGCTCATCTTGGTGTCCCAAGCGGCATTCCCGGCCGTGCGTTTCGCAACCGGGCGCCGCGCAAAATCAAAAGAGCTGACAGCGCGTCTCGCGCGGTCAGAAGAACAGATGTTCGAGCGGCCCGGCTGGCAGCGTCAGCTGCAGCAGCTGCGAGAAGATCGCCCAGACGACGAAGCTGAGGACGATACCAAGCGGCAGCGAGATCCAGAGCTTGCGTTTGCCGAAGCCGCGTGCCGTCAGCGCAAAGAGGATGCCGGTTGCGATCGAGAAGCCAGCGACGCGCAGGAGCAGCATCTGGCCCGCAAGACCGGCGACGATCCAGATGACGGGTGCGACTTCCTGCCGGTCACGTTCGGGAAAATCGCCGCGCCAGGCTTCGAAGGCGGTCCAGATCCCAAGACAGAAGAGGCCAAATGCCACCATTTGAGGCGCTGTCGCCGGACCGATGCGATCGTATTGCGCGATCGTTTTCAGATGCAAGGCATCCCAGGCCATCACGCCGGCGACGGCGAAGAGGAAAACGGCAATAATGAACGCCGCCCAATCAGGGCGGCGCTCGGTTGCCGAGGAGATGTTATCCTCGCTCATTGAACAAGTCCGATGTCTTTGAGAATGCTCTCAGTGGCCGAGATATCCTTTTCGAGCTGCGCCTTGAAGGCGTCGCCGGACAGATAGGTGTCGGCCCAGCCCTTGGTCTTCAGCGTTTCCTGCCAGGTGGCGGAGCTGTGCAGCTTCTCGAAATCGGCGGTGACGCTTGCCACCTGCTCTGCCGACAGGCCGGGGGCAGCAGCGACCATGCGCCAGTTCTGGATGGTGACGTCGGTGCCGGCTTCCTTCAGTGTCGGGGCATCGACACCATCGATGCGCTTTTCGCTGGATACGGCGAGAAGACGGAGCGTGCCTGACTTCACCTGCGATTCGAACTCGCTATAGCTCGAGACGCCGGCCGTGACCTGGCCGCCGAGAATAGCGGCGAGCGCTTCACCGCCGCCGGAGAAGGCGACATAGTTGATCTTGGTCGGATCGACGCCGGAAGCCTTGGCGATCAGGCCGACGGTGATATGGTCGGTGCCGCCGGCCGAACCGCCACCCCAGGAAACCGAACCCGGATCCTTCTTCAGCGCCGCGACCAGATCGGCCATGGTCTTGATCTCGGATGCGGCAGGAACGACGACGGCCTCATATTCGCCGGTCAGGCGGGCGATCGGCGTGACATCCTTGAGCGTCACCGGCGACTTGTTGGTGAGGATCGCGCCGACCATGACATAGCCGCCGACGATCAGAGAATTCGGGTTGCCGGCAGCCTGGCTGCTGAACTGCGCAAGCCCGATCGTGCCGCCGGCGCCTGGGACGTTCTGGACCTGCACGTTGCCGGAGATCTTCTCCTGCTGCAACGCGGTCTGCAGCGAGCGGGCCGTCTGGTCCCAGCCACCGCCGGGAGCGGCCGGCGCGATGATGGTGTAATCGGCCGCATAGGCCGGCAGCGCGATGGTCGCGGCAAGAAGGGTTGCGATGAATGTATGCTTCACGATGTGTCCTCCGTCGGCGGCTGAGCAAACCGCCTGTTGTTCTCTGGGAATCGGGAGGAATAGGCCGGCCAGCGGACGCAAATGTCCTGATTGACGAGCGGAATACCCTCCCAAGGCTTCAGCTCTCCGCCTCCACGGAGAAGAAGTAGCCAAAGCGACCACAACAACCTGTCATTTAGCTGACATCGGCGGGATATCCAGAAGGAGACGACACTTTTTTGCCGTAATTGGCAGCTGCCGGCTGGGATCAGCCTTCTCTGCCGCAAGGCAAGTACATTATCTACACTGGACGTCCGTTTATATTTGCCGGATATTTTAAGCCGGAGGCAATCCAATGGCGAATGGCGGTTACAACCATTTTTGTCCGGTTTCCAAAGCGTGCGAGCTGCTTGAGCCGCGATGGACGCTGCTCATTCTCTGCGAGATGTGGTCCGGTTCGACCCGCTTCAATGAGATCCGGCGAGGCGTGCCGGGAATGTCGCCGACCCTGATGGTTAAGCGCCTGAGGGAAATGGAAGCGAACGGATTGATTGTCCGGTCGCAAAACGATGCGACGGGCGACATAGCCTATAGAACGACCGAAATGGCCAAGGAACTGGAGCCGATCGTCCACGCGCTTGGAAAATGGGCGCACAGGAACGTCGACGCCGACGTCACGCTGGAAAAGCTCGATGCCCGCATATTGATGTGGAACATGCGCCGCAAGATCGATGCGAGCGCCCTTCCTTCCCGCAGGCGCAGCGTCATCAGGTTCAGCTACCCCGAACTGCCGAAAGACGAGAGAAATTACTGGTTGCTGGCAAAGCCCGGCACGCCGGTCGACTTGTGTCTCAGTGATCCCGGCTATGACGTAGACCTTTTCGTGACGGCGGAGCTCAAGGCCATGACATCGGCATGGATTGGCCTGTCGAGCCTGGAAACGGAAATCGCCCATGACAAGATTTCCCTGATCGGCGACACGACCCTCGCCGCCAGCATGGAAAACTGGATGGTCAGAAGTTCCTACGCGATCGCCTGAGGCGCCATGGTTGCGGCCTGCCAGTCCATATTCTGTATCGGGGCGCTACATTTCCTACACTAGGCCGAAACGCTAGTTCGCGGCACAATCGAACCATGAGCGGACCAGCGGCAACGCTGATTGGCGGGCCGGTCGCTTTGCAAAAGCCGAATGAGAGCAACAAAACCCGGCGGACGTTACGGCGGATTGCCTGCGTTTGCCGACAAGCCCAGGAGAGAAACCATGCAGACCACCCTCAGCACGTCGCGGGAACCCGCGCTATCCCAAAATACCGACCTTGCCGCCCTGAAATCGCGCCAGCAGACGGCATGGGCCTCGGGCGATTATGCCGTTATCGGCGTGCGACTGCAGATCGTCGGCGAAAGCCTCTGCGAGGCGCTGGACCTGCGCGGCGGCGAGAAAGTCCTGGATGTAGCGGCCGGGAACGGCAATGCCACGCTTGCCGCAGCGCGGCGCTGGGCCGAGGTGACATCGACGGATTACGTCCACGAGCTTCTGGAGCGCGGCCGCGAACGGGCGATCGCCGAAGGCATGCCGGTAAACTTCCAGATGGCCGATGCAGAGGCGCTACCGTTCGAAGACGGAGCCTTCGACGTCGTCGTTTCTACATTCGGCGTGATGTTTACTCCCGATCAGGACACTGCGGCGAAGGAGATGCTGCGGGTCTGCAGATCAGGCGGCAGGATCGGCATGGCGAACTGGACGCCGAACGGATTCATCGGCCAGGTGTTCAAGACGATCGGCCAGCACATTCCACCCATGCCCGGCGTGAAATCTCCTGCACTCTGGGGCACGACCGCCAGGCTCGAAGAGATGTTCGCAAGCAGCGGACGGATTGCCGTCACGCCGAAAATCTTCAATTTCCGCTATCGCTCCCCCGCCCATTGGCTGGAAATTTTCCGCACTTGGTACGGCCCGGTGCACAAGGCGTTCGAGGCCTTGCCCCAGCCGGGCAAGGCGGCGCTGGAACGTGATTTCCTAACGCTGATCGAGCGCTTCAACCAGGCCGAGGACGGCACGATGGTGGTGCCGGCCGAATATCTCGAAGTGGTCGTGACGAAGCATTAACACGGCTGCCGGGCTCAATCTGGCAGGATCATCGGCCGGCCTCCCCAACTCTGCAGCAAAGGCCTCCGGTTTAATTCCGGAGTCGTCATCGATGGCAACAGAGCGCACGAAACGAGTGCGAGACCGCCAGCTCGTGGAGTGAACTGGCTGAAAGCTGACGCCTTCACTGCGTCCGCAGAACTTCGTTCCAGTGCGCGATCAGCCGCGCCCGTTTCACCTGGTCGAGATAGACCATCAGCCCGGGGCTGACCGGCACCGGCCGCAGTTGGGCGCCGAGCAGTTCCTGCAGCGTATTGGCGGTATTCTCCCCTGCCACCTCGGGGCTGACGGCCGGGATCTGCAGCTCGCGCGCCATGATCGTCTGCCCTTCCCTCGACATGAAGAAGGTGAGGTAACGCCGACCGAGCTCCGGCTCGGCGGCGGCCTGCGGCACCAGCCCGATCCGCGACATTACCACCGTATAATCCTTCGGCAGCACGATGCCGACATCGGGATAGCGCGAGGCCCAGTCGGCCGCATAGGAACCGAGAATATTGTAGCCGAGCACGAAGCGCCCGTCGGCAACGCGTTCGAGGATCGCCGAACTCGTCGAATAAAGCTTGACGCCGGCAGCCCCCATCGCCCCGATCACCGACCAGATGTCGCCGAACTGCTCCTGGTCGCGCGCCATGAAAAGAAAGCCGACGCCGGAGCGCTCGATGTCATAGGTGCCGATCCGCCCATAGACCTCGTTGCCCTTGCGCTTCAGATAGTCGACGAATTCAGCCCGCGAACTCGGCACCGGCTCATGCGCAAAGCTCGGCTTGTGATAGACGAACACCGCCGGCTCGAAGGTGAGCGCATAGGCGGTGTTGCGCCAGTTCGCCCATTTCGGCCATGCAGTACTCATCGGCAGGTTGCTGACCTGTGCATATCCGTCGTTGGAAAGTTTCACTTGCAGGTCCATCGCCGAGGAAAAGGCGAAATCCGCCGTCTTCTTGCCGGCATCCGTCTCCCTGACGATCCGGTCGTAGATGTCGCCGGTCAGCATATCCTCATATTTGACCGCGACATCGGGATTGGCGTCCTGGAAACCCCGGATCATCGGTTGCGCCAGGGGCTCGTCGAGCGAAGAATAAACCGTCAGCACCGGCGCATCGGCATTGCCCGACTTCGCCGGATAGAAGACCGGATCGGCGAGCGCAAAGCCCGGCCAGAACGCCAGCAGCAAGATGAAAACTCTCCTCATGCGGCAACAATGCCTGAGCGCGCCCAGAGGAGCAAGGGCGCCGGCCAGACGGAGGCTGCCGCCCGTTTTGCGGGATCAGAGCTCGCGCTCGAAGAACAGCAGGATCTGCTCGAGTTCCGGCACGACCGGAGCGCAACGAGGCTGGGGATCACAGGTTCGGTCTGGAATTTTCTAGAGTTGCATGATTTTCCCGAGGCCGGACTTCGGCCGATTATTGAAACCGTAGGCACATAACCAGACCTCACGGCAATAGTCGAAAGAAAATCCCGGTGAATCTTCCATCCGCAGCAAGTACAAATCGCCATTCCATCGCAGCGTTTTCGAAGGCGACGTCGTAGACGTCCCACCCCTCCGACGACACGCCCTTGAAGGAAATCGACCGCAGCGCACCCGCCCGCTCCAGGTCCGCGCGGATCATCGGCATCTGCTCCCGCCCGGCATCGGCAAGTGCGGGAACCATCCTGTCGTAGTCGACCTCGCCGCTCTGATGCTGGGCGATCAGACTGCGCAGCAGCGCTTCACTATTATCGACCGGCTGATTGTTTTTCGTCCGGTTCTCCAGGTCGGCAAGCATCCTTGCCGCCTCCGCCGCACCGATCCGCGGCGCCTCCTGCTCATATCCGTTCTGATGCAGCACAAGATGCTCCACCCGCCCATCCGGTCCGCGGCGGAAGCTGATCTGCGCCGCCACGACGCGATAGAAGAATTCGTCCTCCTTCTCCGGATAGATATCGATAGCCTCCTGCCCGAGCACCTGCGCCGTCAGTCCGCCTTCGCGCCGGGCGATCGTGATAGTGCTGCCTGCATCGAAGAGGTAGGCGCCAAGATAATCATCATTGAGCTCGGGGGCGATCGCGCCTTCGGTACGCGGCCGCGCCTGCTCGTAGCGCCGCCAGGCGACGGCGTCGGCGGATTGGTCGGTCATGCTGGCCTCCTTCGCTATGCTGACAAGTTCGTTGATCGAGATGGGTTCGCCGGCGGCGATCCGCTGCCGCTAAGCATTGATCCGCGAGAGACTGTCTTCGACGCGGCTGCGCAGTGAGAGCAACTGCGTCTGTTGCATGGCGAGCGTCCGGTCGAGATCGGTCGCCTGGCCGGCCAGCAGTTCGGTGATTCTCGCCAGACTGAGCCCCAGTCGCTTTAAGGCCAGGATCTCGTTCAGCCGCGCGATGTCCTCGACACCATAGAGCCGCCAGTTCTTGCCGGTTCTCCGTGGGTTGATCAGCCCGCGTTTCTCGTAAAGGCGAAGCGCTTTTACCGTCAGGCCGATTCGCTCGGCGCATTCGGCTGCCGTCAGCCAGAGATTCTCGTTCATTCGCTCGTTCATGATTCCCTCGCGAATCGTCTTCTAGGCTATGCCCCTGGGTCCGGCTCAAGCCTTAAATCGGTGGGCGATCGGTTTTATGATGTCGATTCAGAAAGTGTCGGCCAAAGCAGAACACTCCATTTTTCTCCGATGTGAATTGTCTTTTCATCACAAAGGATTAGGGATTGGCTCCGTCCTTCACCCGTTTAGAGTATTGATGAAGATCGACGACGTTATATGGTCGCGCTGCCGCGTTAAAAACGTCGAGACCGCCCGAATTTATTATTCGGGGGACGACTCTACGCGACAAAAACTCTATAAAAAGCTAGACTAAACTGGAAGATCCATGGGAGGGGTCATGGAACGACGACTGAGCGCTATTCTTGCTGCAGACGTCGTCGGCTACAGCCGACTGATGGGCATCGATGAATCCGGCACGTTGCAGGCGCTGAACCGCCATCGCTGCGAGCTGGTCGACATTCGTATTTCAGACTACAAGGGCCGGATCGTCAAACTCACCGGCGACGGCATCCTTGCCGAATTCCAGAGCGTGGTGAATGCGGTCGCCTGCGCTGCCGAAATCCAGCGCAGCATGGCAGCCCGTAACGAGAACGTGCCCAAGGACGAGCGCGTCGAATTCCGCATCGGCATCAATCTCGGCGACGTCGTGGTCGAGAACGGCGACATATTCGGAGATGGGGTCAATCTCGCCGCCAGGCTCGAGCGCATCGCAGCGCCGGGCGGCATCGCCGTGTCGGCCTCGGTGCGCGAGCAGGTCGGCTCGCGCCTCAATCTCGGCTTCGAATTCATCGGCGAACATATGCTGAAGAACATCCGGCAGCCCGTTCAGGTCTACACCGTCAGCTTAGCGCCGCCTTCCTCCGCCAGATTGGTCGCGCAGAACCGCAATACCTGCTTCATCGCGGTGCTGCCCTTCACCAATATGAGCGGCGATGCCGACCAGGATTATTTCTCCGACGGTATCACCGAAGACATCATCACCGATCTCTCCAAGATCTCCAGCCTGCACGTCGTGCCGCGCAATACGATCTTCACCTACAAGGGCATATCGGTAAAGGTGAAGCGGCTCGCCCAGGAGCTTGGCGTGCGCTACGTGCTCGAGGGAAGTGTGCGCATCGTCGGCAATCGCGTGCGCATTTCCAGTCAGCTGATCGACACCGCCAATGGCGACCATCTCTGGGCCGAGCGTTACGACCGCGACATGACCGACATCTTCGCCATACAGGATGAGATCACCCATGCGATCGTCGGTCAGTTGAAGGTGCGCCTGCTGCCGGAAGAGAAGAAGGCGATCGCCAACGAGCCGACCGCCAATGTCGAGGCCTATACCTATTATCTCAGAGGCCGCCAGCTCTCTCACACCTGGACCAAATCCTATCTGGAGCTCGCAAGGCGCATGTTCTGCAAGGCGGTCGAGCTCGATCCGGACTATGCCCGCGCCTATGCCGGCATCGCCGATTGCGACGCGGCGATCCGCGATTGGGCGCCTGACGACGTGCCGCTGAGGCGCATCCTCGAGATGAGCGCCCGCGCCCTAGAGCTCGATCCCGACCTCCCCGAAGCCCACGCCTCCCATGGTCTCGCCCTCCATCAGAGCGGCTATGACGACAGGGCAGCGGCAGCCTTCGAACGTGCCCTGGCGCTCGACCCGAACCTCTTCGAGGCGAACTTCCACTATGCCCGGTTCTTCTTCATGCACGGCAACTTCGCCGAATCCGTGCAATATTTCACCCGAGCCGCGGCAATCCGCCCTGATGATTACGTCTCGCCGATCCATCTGATGTCGGCCTACCGCTCGCTCGGCCGTGTGCTGGATACGGAAAACTGGGCGCGCCTCGGCCTGCTGCGCGCCGAACGGGCCTTGAACGTCAACCCGGAAAATTCAGGCCCCGCCCATCGCGGCGCGCTGGCGCTTGCCCATCTCGGCGACGCGGCAAGGGCACGCGACTGGGCCGACCGTGCGATCGCCATCGATCCCGACGACATCGTCGCGCAGTATAATCTCGCCTGCGTCTACTCCGTCCTCGGCGACGTCGATCAGGCGATCGATCTGCTGGAGAAGCTGCTGCCGAACAGCTCCGTCTACCATATCAAATGGTTCGACAATGATTCCGATCTCGACAACATCCGCGACGATCCCCGCTTCCGGAAGCTGCTCACCGCCGCAATGATGCAGCGCGAGCGGATCGAAAGGACCGGGAGCTGAGGTCGAACTTTTCCCGGCCGTTCACTGGCGCATCGTGCTTTCCGAAAATCGGAATCGATTTTCGGAAAGCACGATGCGTCGATTCAAAGTGTTACAGCGTCCTTTGCGCGTCTGAAGGACGCGCGGCGCTGTAAGCTTGAAAATCGCTGTGACATCCCGGCTTCATCTCTGTAATCTCCCTTGAAAAACAGGGGAAACATCCGTGCGCATCCTGCTCACCGAAGACAATATCGCACTGGCCGACGGCCTGTCGGCGATCTTGCGCGGCACGGGCCATGCCGTCGATGTCGTCCATGACGGAGCGTCCGCCGATGCGGTCATCGCAGCGGAAAATTTCGATCTGGTGATCCTCGACCTCAACCTGCCAGAGATGGACGGTCTCGACGTGCTGCGCGCCATGCGCGCCCGGCAGAACCAGGCGGCAGTCCTCATTCTGACCGCGCGCGGCACGCCGGAAGAGCGGGTGAAGGGGCTCGATCTCGGCGCCGACGATTATCTGATCAAGCCCTTCGATATCGCCGAATTCGAGGCCCGCGTGCGCGTGCTGCTGCGCCGCCAGGCAGGGCTGCGCTCGGCGACCGTCGGCTTCGGCGGCATCTCCTTCGATCTCAATTCCCGCACCTTTTCATCAGGCGCCACGCCGCTCGATATTCCCGCCCGCGAGCTCGGCCTGCTCGAAATCCTCTTCATGCGGGCCGGCAAGGTCGTCGCCAAGGAGGCGATCATTCAATCGCTAACGGCCTTCGACGACGACATTTCCGCAAATGCCATCGAGCAATATGTCAGCCGTCTGCGTAAGCGCCTGTCACCACACGGCCTGACCGTCAAGACCGCCCGCGGCATCGGTTATTATCTCGACAAGCTGCCCGAGGCCTCATGAAAGCCGCCTATTCCCTCAGGCGCCGGCTGCTCTTCTGGTTGCTCGTCTCCACCGCCGTCATCGGCA
The Rhizobium leguminosarum DNA segment above includes these coding regions:
- a CDS encoding class I SAM-dependent methyltransferase, yielding MQTTLSTSREPALSQNTDLAALKSRQQTAWASGDYAVIGVRLQIVGESLCEALDLRGGEKVLDVAAGNGNATLAAARRWAEVTSTDYVHELLERGRERAIAEGMPVNFQMADAEALPFEDGAFDVVVSTFGVMFTPDQDTAAKEMLRVCRSGGRIGMANWTPNGFIGQVFKTIGQHIPPMPGVKSPALWGTTARLEEMFASSGRIAVTPKIFNFRYRSPAHWLEIFRTWYGPVHKAFEALPQPGKAALERDFLTLIERFNQAEDGTMVVPAEYLEVVVTKH
- a CDS encoding Bug family tripartite tricarboxylate transporter substrate binding protein translates to MKHTFIATLLAATIALPAYAADYTIIAPAAPGGGWDQTARSLQTALQQEKISGNVQVQNVPGAGGTIGLAQFSSQAAGNPNSLIVGGYVMVGAILTNKSPVTLKDVTPIARLTGEYEAVVVPAASEIKTMADLVAALKKDPGSVSWGGGSAGGTDHITVGLIAKASGVDPTKINYVAFSGGGEALAAILGGQVTAGVSSYSEFESQVKSGTLRLLAVSSEKRIDGVDAPTLKEAGTDVTIQNWRMVAAAPGLSAEQVASVTADFEKLHSSATWQETLKTKGWADTYLSGDAFKAQLEKDISATESILKDIGLVQ
- a CDS encoding MerR family transcriptional regulator encodes the protein MNERMNENLWLTAAECAERIGLTVKALRLYEKRGLINPRRTGKNWRLYGVEDIARLNEILALKRLGLSLARITELLAGQATDLDRTLAMQQTQLLSLRSRVEDSLSRINA
- a CDS encoding DUF3471 domain-containing protein produces the protein MTDQSADAVAWRRYEQARPRTEGAIAPELNDDYLGAYLFDAGSTITIARREGGLTAQVLGQEAIDIYPEKEDEFFYRVVAAQISFRRGPDGRVEHLVLHQNGYEQEAPRIGAAEAARMLADLENRTKNNQPVDNSEALLRSLIAQHQSGEVDYDRMVPALADAGREQMPMIRADLERAGALRSISFKGVSSEGWDVYDVAFENAAMEWRFVLAADGRFTGIFFRLLP
- a CDS encoding tripartite tricarboxylate transporter permease: MSTFEFLWQGILVAMQPMNLVYALVGVTLGTAVGVLPGIGPALTVALLLPVTYKLDPGGSLIMFAGIYYGGMYGGSTTSILLNTPGESASIVTALEGNKMARAGRGGPALATAAIGSFVAGLIATLGLAFIAPYIVKLALVFGPREYFALMVLAFVTVSSAFGDSALRGLTSLFIGFALAMVGIDQQTGQARLTFGIPDLLDGVEVTTLAVAMFAIGETLYIAAQGNRIAEKVEAVKGSLWMTAEDWARSWKPWLRGTLIGFPIGAMPAGGAEIGTFLSYATEKRLAKNPEEFGHGAIEGVAGPEAANNASAAGTLVPLLTLGLPTTATAAIMLAGFQQYGLQPGPLLFATNPQLVWGLIASLLIANAMLLVLNLPMIGLWVRLLTIPKPWLYAGILLFATLGTIGANPSVFELGMLLAFGLLGYVMRLFGYPIAPAVVGLILGPLAEQQLRRALAISQGDVTTLVMSPIAAGLLIVAAAAFLIPLILRLRGRGQVLSQLAANED
- a CDS encoding DUF475 domain-containing protein; the protein is MNQPVTHKSSLSYFRWAFIVTALGLVLGAVLGWQTTGTIGGMATVFFICTVLAVLEISLSFDNAIVNANKLKEMTPVWQQRFLTWGIIIAVFGMRIVFPLAIVAIAAQIGPWDALVLAAREPAEYARIMNDAHLPIAAFGGTFLMMVGLSYFFDHEKKIHWLRGLEKVMARSATIRGIEIAFVLALMLVFSWLIGGEEASVFVHCAIYGLLTFLAVEVVGELLDASQQTMSAAAKGGLGAFIYLEVLDASFSFDGVIGAFALTQNLFVIAIGLGIGAMYVRSMTIMLVEKGTLAEYRYLEHGAFYAILILSVIMYAQTLVHIPEVITGLGGAVLIGLSLWSSIRHNRREKVEDHGARQEELHA
- a CDS encoding tripartite tricarboxylate transporter TctB family protein, which codes for MSEDNISSATERRPDWAAFIIAVFLFAVAGVMAWDALHLKTIAQYDRIGPATAPQMVAFGLFCLGIWTAFEAWRGDFPERDRQEVAPVIWIVAGLAGQMLLLRVAGFSIATGILFALTARGFGKRKLWISLPLGIVLSFVVWAIFSQLLQLTLPAGPLEHLFF
- a CDS encoding winged helix-turn-helix transcriptional regulator, with amino-acid sequence MANGGYNHFCPVSKACELLEPRWTLLILCEMWSGSTRFNEIRRGVPGMSPTLMVKRLREMEANGLIVRSQNDATGDIAYRTTEMAKELEPIVHALGKWAHRNVDADVTLEKLDARILMWNMRRKIDASALPSRRRSVIRFSYPELPKDERNYWLLAKPGTPVDLCLSDPGYDVDLFVTAELKAMTSAWIGLSSLETEIAHDKISLIGDTTLAASMENWMVRSSYAIA
- a CDS encoding ABC transporter substrate-binding protein — its product is MLLAFWPGFALADPVFYPAKSGNADAPVLTVYSSLDEPLAQPMIRGFQDANPDVAVKYEDMLTGDIYDRIVRETDAGKKTADFAFSSAMDLQVKLSNDGYAQVSNLPMSTAWPKWANWRNTAYALTFEPAVFVYHKPSFAHEPVPSSRAEFVDYLKRKGNEVYGRIGTYDIERSGVGFLFMARDQEQFGDIWSVIGAMGAAGVKLYSTSSAILERVADGRFVLGYNILGSYAADWASRYPDVGIVLPKDYTVVMSRIGLVPQAAAEPELGRRYLTFFMSREGQTIMARELQIPAVSPEVAGENTANTLQELLGAQLRPVPVSPGLMVYLDQVKRARLIAHWNEVLRTQ